One segment of Belonocnema kinseyi isolate 2016_QV_RU_SX_M_011 chromosome 7, B_treatae_v1, whole genome shotgun sequence DNA contains the following:
- the LOC117176121 gene encoding uncharacterized protein DDB_G0283357-like, translating into MSPSRSLFFALAFAGVLWSCVLCLQRPPPRYSQQYMPETSFTCRNKIVGSYYADPETDCQLFHVCVSVAGSIQDYRFLCPNDTAFDQESQTCADWYDVDCEAATLYYASDNFDLYRIGSGLESLHFDSIRSDAEPQDHLQRSETSDAVRSSANALNRVAATSFKDTSNKDILRGSSSSNYFNNRNNAKDDDYENDKTYDKTTQEPRKKSGVRKISRKQQYSGNNGNSYTPTSAPVTQTTGNYNSNVNYYSDKTYNHNQRNFNAPTTTQRPSSAQDTFKNTQKYTNPTTSRPSSTFSYSTYTTTTYRPITNYPEGFTGFPIIPSTTAKTTTTDSDTDNYNTGLGSSNFRQSSETTPRPSIFNSNKNFFNPSTFTGTFSQSTTVQPSTNYQSSDFGNYQRNYNNIQRTSSTGFPSSTNAPTFFDTFSSNTNNGQHKSRSNSPSTIRQDFTQTTKLFSNNYSGNSYAPTTYSPITKKNVNVRGGDRYSLQSSSNDDGHYRKNENTRQSSNDDGQYRKSENNRQSSHDDGQYRKSESNRYSQTRDNVQYNEKSSHSKPTQYYDSTKIPKKVTQYNNYDAGNTGKYYETSTANYDFGRSAGIGFSPSSINHLAETPRSTTPVPRRNGAPTTYNPNSYNANTQKPAQSQTTSRGTTYVSNSARPFSTTTRFADITTVKPVKSGKKNDYDYAYYDNAGALEYDGLELEHVTGSKESSKISRS; encoded by the exons cCGGAGTTTTATGGAGTTGTGTTCTCTGCCTCCAACGACCTCCACCGAGATATTCGCAACAATATATGCCAGAAACCTCCTTTACCTGTCGCAATAAAATTGTAGGCAGCTATTACGCCGACCCGGAGACTGACTGTCAACTTTTCCACGTTTGTGTATCCGTTGCTGGAAGCATCCAAGATTATCG ATTCCTGTGTCCGAATGACACAGCTTTTGATCAGGAGAGTCAAACCTGTGCTGATTGGTACGATGTAGATTGCGAGGCCGCAACATTATACTACGCCAGTGACAACTTTGACCTATACAGAATAGGTTCAGGTTTAGAATCTCTTCACTTCGACAGTATCCGCAGTGATGCTGAACCTCAAGATCATCTTCAGCGCAGTGAGACCAGCGACGCAGTTCGATCTTCTGCAAACGCCCTTAACAGAGTAGCCGCAACTAGTTTCAAGGACACCAGTAACAAGGACATCCTTCGCGGAAGCAGCAGCAGCAACTACTTCAACAACAGAAACAACGCCAAGGACGATGATTATGAAAACGATAAAACCTATGACAAGACTACTCAGGAACCCAGGAAAAAGTCTGGAGTCAGAAAAATCAGCAGGAAACAACAGTATAGTGGAAACAACGGAAACAGCTACACACCCACATCAGCGCCGGTAACTCAAACCACTGGCAACTACAATTCAAATGTGAACTACTACAGTGACAAAACTTATAACCACAACCAAAGAAATTTCAATGCACCAACAACCACCCAACGTCCATCCTCTGCTCAAGACACTTTCAAGAATACTCAGAAGTACACTAACCCAACAACTAGCCGCCCAAGCTCAACTTTTAGTTATTCTACCTATACCACTACGACCTACAGACCGATTACCAATTACCCAGAAGGCTTTACTGGATTCCCGATTATACCCAGCACCACTGCTAAGACTACAACCACCGACAGCGACACCGACAACTATAATACTGGTTTGGGCAGTAGCAACTTTCGTCAATCTAGTGAAACAACACCAAGACCTTCCATTTTTAACAGCAACAAGAATTTCTTCAATCCTTCCACCTTTACTGGAACTTTCTCTCAATCCACGACCGTTCAACCAAGCACGAATTATCAGTCAAGTGACTTTGGTAACTACCAGAGAAACTACAACAATATACAACGCACCAGCAGTACTGGATTCCCATCGTCAACAAATGCCCCAACCTTTTTTGATACCTTCAGTAGCAATACCAACAATGGCCAGCACAAATCCAGATCAAACTCTCCTTCAACAATAAGACAAGACTTTACTCAGACCActaaattattttcgaacaaCTACTCTGGCAACAGCTATGCACCAACAACCTACAGTCCAATTACGAAGAAGAATGTTAATGTCAGAGGTGGAGACCGTTATAGCTTACAGTCGTCTTCCAATGATGATGGTCATTACAGAAAAAATGAGAATACCCGACAGTCCTCGAATGATGACGGACAGTACCGAAAAAGTGAAAACAATAGGCAGTCGTCGCATGATGATGGTCAGTACAGAAAAAGTGAGAGCAATAGGTATTCCCAAACTCGCGATAATGTACAATACAATGAAAAATCAAGCCACAGCAAACCTACCCAGTACTACGACTCAACAAAGATACCCAAGAAAGTCACTCAGTACAATAATTATGATGCAGGAAATACTGGGAAGTACTATGAAACCAGCACTGCTAACTACGATTTTGGTAGGTCTGCTGGCATTGGATTCAGTCCATCAAGCATCAATCATTTAGCTGAAACACCCAGATCTACAACTCCTGTTCCAAG GAGAAATGGAGCACCAACTACCTATAACCCAAACAGCTATAATGCTAACACTCAAAAACCCGCTCAATCTCAAACAACTTCCCGAGGAACAACTTACGTTAGTAATTCTGCTAGGCCATTTTCAACAACCACAAGATTTGCAGATATCACAACTGTGAAACCCGTTAAATCCGGAAAAAAGAACGACTATGATTATGCTTACTACGACAACGCTGGAGCTTTGGAATATGATGGTCTCGAACTTGAACACGTAACCGGAAGCAAAGagtcttcaaaaatttcaagatcttaa